In Verrucomicrobiota bacterium, one genomic interval encodes:
- a CDS encoding glycosyltransferase family 1 protein, producing the protein MRVLLVANYPPDRQQSMWRLARLFSNALPQFGVRCEIIQPSPVFGGRLPSNRGLGKWLGYLDKYLLFPKSLARAAGRWMSGPPQDALIHILDHSNAVYTRVLQPWPHLVTCLDCLAIRSAQNEFPENPTRWTGKQLQQAILGGLNRACHIAAASLATARDVGRLCTLPPQRLSTIHLALNYGYAPMGESEAARHIKALLSRASFSATKLVEPFLLHVSGNQWYKNRPGLLRMYLLLVQQQPTVPRLILVGEPLPNVLRRFIAEHGLSDHVTVLTDCGDEELRALYTRAELVLFPSLAEGFGWPILEAQACGGRVLTSDVEPMPEVAGASAFFVNPRDDRAAAEVLGQAIQEPAASRRARIAEGLQNVQRFSLDNMMTQYVQLYRNLIKQ; encoded by the coding sequence TGCCCCAGTTTGGCGTCCGTTGTGAAATCATCCAACCATCACCGGTGTTTGGCGGTCGTCTGCCATCCAATCGCGGTTTGGGAAAATGGCTCGGCTACCTGGATAAATATCTACTTTTCCCGAAAAGCCTTGCACGTGCGGCAGGGCGATGGATGTCCGGCCCGCCACAGGATGCATTAATTCATATCCTGGATCACTCCAATGCGGTTTATACCCGGGTCTTGCAACCTTGGCCGCATCTGGTGACCTGTCTGGACTGTTTGGCGATTCGCTCCGCTCAAAATGAATTTCCTGAAAATCCCACCCGCTGGACGGGGAAACAACTTCAGCAGGCAATTCTCGGTGGTTTAAACCGTGCCTGCCATATTGCGGCTGCCTCCCTGGCAACCGCACGCGATGTAGGGCGCCTGTGCACCTTGCCGCCCCAACGGCTGAGCACAATTCACCTTGCCCTAAATTATGGCTATGCGCCAATGGGGGAAAGTGAGGCTGCGCGGCACATTAAAGCTTTATTATCGCGGGCGTCGTTTTCGGCCACGAAGTTGGTAGAACCCTTTCTCCTGCATGTTTCCGGCAACCAATGGTACAAAAATCGTCCAGGTCTATTGCGGATGTACCTCCTGCTTGTGCAGCAGCAACCCACAGTTCCGCGATTGATATTGGTTGGGGAACCGTTGCCCAATGTTCTGCGTCGTTTTATCGCCGAGCACGGCTTGTCGGATCACGTCACGGTCCTTACGGATTGTGGTGATGAGGAGTTGCGCGCCTTATATACGCGGGCGGAATTGGTATTATTCCCCTCGTTGGCCGAGGGGTTTGGGTGGCCTATTCTTGAAGCTCAGGCATGTGGCGGTCGCGTCCTCACCAGCGACGTTGAGCCCATGCCGGAAGTGGCCGGAGCATCCGCATTTTTTGTCAATCCGCGTGATGATCGAGCGGCGGCTGAGGTGTTGGGCCAGGCCATTCAAGAACCCGCGGCGTCGCGGCGGGCGCGGATCGCTGAAGGTTTGCAAAATGTGCAACGGTTTTCATTGGACAACATGATGACGCAATACGTCCAACTCTACCGGAATTTAATCAAACAATGA